One window from the genome of Lepisosteus oculatus isolate fLepOcu1 chromosome 25, fLepOcu1.hap2, whole genome shotgun sequence encodes:
- the LOC102684573 gene encoding alpha-1,3-galactosyltransferase 2 isoform X3: MEKCILPPGTKLRPENDVDNSLDLWSRTDVQTCTYWRAPVIWDGMFNPEYYDVFYRKQNTSVALTVFAVGKYLDTYLKDFLTSAERYFMVGLRVTYYIFTDDPTKVPQVALAPGREVVTLQVERHRRWQDISMMRMKSIADTIESQVRHRAQYVFCLDVDQVFVGRFGTEALGDSVALMHAFFYRTPKFRYTYDQNPKSEAFMEKGDIYYHAAVFGGTWQNVKRLTESCYKGIMKDKENQVEALWHDESHLNKYFWIHKPTKVLSPEYCWAPEIGYRMDLHFPRLVWAEKHYRALRQ, translated from the exons GTCCAGGACAGACGTCCAGACATGCACGTACTGGAGAGCTCCAGTCATCTGGGACGGCATGTTTAACCCGGAATACTACGATGTGTTTTACAGAAAGCAAAACACCTCTGTTGCATTGACCGTATTTGCTGTTGGCAa gtaCCTGGACACCTACCTCAAGGACTTCCTCACCTCTGCAGAGCGTTACTTCATGGTGGGTTTGCGAGTGACCTACTACATCTTCACGGACGATCCCACGAAGGTCCCGCAGGTCGCGCTGGCCCCAGGGCGGGAAGTCGTCACCCTGCAGGTGGAGCGGCACAGGCGCTGGCAGGACATCTCCATGATGCGGATGAAGTCCATTGCCGACACCATCGAGTCGCAGGTGCGCCACCGGGCCCAGTACGTCTTCTGCCTGGACGTGGACCAGGTCTTCGTGGGTCGGTTCGGCACGGAGGCCCTGGGGGATTCTGTGGCGCTGATGCACGCCTTCTTCTACCGCACCCCGAAGTTCAGGTACACCTACGACCAGAACCCCAAGTCGGAGGCCTTCATGGAGAAGGGCGACATCTACTACCACGCTGCTGTCTTCGGGGGCACATGGCAGAATGTGAAGCGCCTGACCGAGAGCTGCTACAAGGGTATCATGAAGGACAAGGAGAACCAGGTGGAGGCGCTCTGGCATGACGAGAGCCACTTAAACAAGTACTTCTGGATCCATAAGCCAACAAAAGTTCTCTCCCCTGAGTACTGCTGGGCGCCGGAAATCGGCTATCGCATGGATTTGCATTTTCCCAGGCTTGTCTGGGCTGAGAAGCATTACAGAGCACTCAGGCAGTAG